Proteins encoded by one window of Streptomyces uncialis:
- a CDS encoding serine hydrolase domain-containing protein, translating into MVRRKALSAVALGAAALTLGTLPAQSAYAAAPGSAPAAPAPATAPASVSAHVRTPAPAPAPDTAALRAVLQRALSQGAPGAMARVDDHGETYRVSEGVADRESGRQISTADRFRIGSVTKTFSAVVVLQLVAEGDLGLDTSVNHYLPGLLPDDRITVRHVLNHRSGLWDYTNDMFQQTVPGFEAVRNKVFTNQELIDRSLTRAPSPAPGTAYGYSNTNFVVAGMLIEKVTGESARSAYQSRIIEPLGLDNTKYVHPATAIPGRYARGYLTPDEAGAPLVDSTRQTASWAQTAGAMISDPADLNRFFSALLGGRLLRADLLAEMQRWAPTNAAGTQHYGLGLRRRDLSCGVSVYGHTGTVQGYYTYAFTSKDGKRSVSSLANTSNNGNVLVTMAGTLEATFCGSGSTGSGAGGGSGAASVSGTPAAQAPAAEAPGTDAPDRGARLAGVYEDIAPGIARN; encoded by the coding sequence ATGGTTCGACGTAAGGCCCTGAGTGCTGTCGCGCTGGGAGCGGCGGCGCTGACCCTCGGCACACTGCCCGCGCAGTCGGCGTACGCGGCGGCACCGGGCTCGGCCCCCGCCGCCCCCGCCCCGGCAACGGCCCCCGCCTCGGTATCCGCCCACGTACGCACCCCCGCTCCCGCACCCGCGCCGGACACGGCCGCGTTGCGCGCGGTGCTCCAGCGGGCGCTGTCCCAGGGCGCGCCCGGGGCGATGGCGCGGGTGGACGACCACGGGGAGACGTACCGGGTGTCCGAGGGTGTCGCGGACCGGGAGAGCGGACGGCAGATCAGCACCGCCGACCGCTTCCGTATCGGCAGCGTCACGAAGACGTTCTCGGCGGTGGTCGTCCTGCAACTGGTCGCCGAGGGCGACCTGGGACTCGACACCTCCGTCAACCACTATCTGCCCGGCCTGCTCCCCGACGACCGCATCACCGTACGGCACGTCCTCAACCACCGCAGCGGACTGTGGGACTACACGAACGACATGTTCCAGCAGACCGTGCCGGGTTTCGAGGCGGTACGGAACAAGGTGTTCACGAACCAGGAACTCATCGACCGGTCGCTGACAAGGGCCCCCTCCCCGGCCCCCGGCACGGCGTACGGGTACTCGAACACCAATTTCGTGGTCGCCGGGATGCTGATCGAGAAGGTCACCGGAGAGTCGGCGCGCAGCGCGTACCAGTCCCGGATCATCGAGCCGCTCGGGCTGGACAACACCAAGTACGTGCACCCGGCCACCGCGATCCCGGGCCGGTACGCGCGGGGGTACCTCACCCCGGACGAGGCGGGCGCGCCGCTCGTGGACTCGACGCGGCAGACGGCCTCCTGGGCGCAGACCGCCGGTGCGATGATCTCGGACCCGGCGGACCTGAACCGTTTCTTCTCCGCGCTGCTGGGCGGTCGTCTGCTCCGCGCCGATCTGCTCGCGGAGATGCAGCGCTGGGCCCCCACGAACGCGGCGGGCACCCAGCACTACGGGCTCGGGCTGCGGCGCCGCGATCTGTCCTGCGGGGTGTCCGTGTACGGCCACACCGGCACCGTCCAGGGCTACTACACGTACGCGTTCACGTCGAAGGACGGGAAGCGGAGCGTCAGTTCCCTCGCGAACACCTCCAACAACGGCAACGTGCTCGTGACGATGGCGGGCACCCTGGAGGCGACCTTCTGCGGCAGCGGCAGCACTGGCAGTGGTGCCGGTGGCGGCAGCGGCGCGGCGTCCGTGAGCGGGACCCCGGCGGCACAGGCGCCGGCCGCCGAGGCTCCGGGGACGGACGCCCCTGACCGGGGGGCGCGACTGGCCGGTGTGTACGAGGACATCGCGCCCGGGATCGCCCGGAACTGA
- a CDS encoding LLM class flavin-dependent oxidoreductase — translation MRLSTVILPVDRWHEGGRGKWCRAEELGFHTAYTYDHLSWRTFRDGPWFGALPTLTAAATATERMRLGTLVTSPNFRHPVTLAKELISLDDISGGRITLGIGAGGSGFDATALGQEAWTPRERADRFAEFVPLLDRLLTEDSVSAEGTHYSALEARDIPGCVQRPRLPFAVAATGPRGMRLAARHGQAWVTTGDPKLFETGTPEQSRQAVAAQIARLGKACAELGRDVDEVEKVLLTGFTPDRNTPLGSVDAFVDFAGRHQALGITEIVLHMPIPDSDFATDPAVFERIAVEAPAQLRTA, via the coding sequence ATGCGCCTGAGCACTGTGATCCTTCCCGTCGACCGCTGGCACGAAGGGGGGCGCGGGAAGTGGTGCCGTGCCGAGGAGCTGGGCTTCCACACCGCGTACACCTATGACCATCTGTCCTGGCGGACCTTCCGCGACGGGCCGTGGTTCGGTGCGCTGCCCACCCTCACCGCCGCCGCGACGGCCACGGAACGTATGCGGCTGGGCACCCTCGTCACCTCGCCGAACTTCCGGCACCCGGTCACGCTGGCCAAGGAACTGATCTCCCTGGACGACATCTCCGGTGGCCGGATCACGCTGGGTATCGGTGCCGGAGGCAGCGGATTCGACGCCACCGCGCTGGGGCAGGAGGCATGGACGCCCAGGGAGCGTGCCGACCGGTTCGCCGAGTTCGTCCCGCTGCTCGACCGGCTGCTCACCGAGGACTCCGTGAGCGCCGAGGGCACCCACTACTCCGCGCTGGAGGCGCGTGACATCCCCGGCTGCGTACAGCGGCCCCGGCTGCCGTTCGCGGTGGCCGCGACCGGTCCGCGCGGGATGCGGCTGGCGGCCCGGCACGGCCAGGCGTGGGTGACCACCGGTGATCCGAAGCTCTTCGAGACGGGGACGCCCGAGCAGTCCCGGCAGGCCGTCGCCGCCCAGATCGCCCGGCTGGGCAAGGCGTGCGCCGAGCTCGGCCGGGACGTGGACGAGGTGGAGAAGGTGCTGCTCACCGGCTTCACCCCGGACCGGAACACGCCGCTGGGGTCCGTCGACGCCTTCGTGGACTTCGCGGGCCGTCACCAGGCACTGGGGATCACCGAGATCGTGCTCCATATGCCGATCCCGGACTCCGACTTCGCCACCGATCCGGCCGTGTTCGAGCGGATCGCCGTCGAGGCCCCGGCACAGCTGCGCACCGCCTGA
- a CDS encoding cyclodeaminase/cyclohydrolase family protein, translating into MPAPDTTEPPAQAPGPAASVPVIHPDPDTGPVALQHTSLTDYITRLASRAPAPGGGAAAAVHAAQGAALLAMVARYSTGAKYAEHGVLIARVTGEADELAARALRLADADAAAFTAVTDAYRLPRATPQEKAARSAAIADALTGAAGPPAEVITVAARALDLADELLPVGNRNVLTDVAAAAEAVRAAATTARINVEINLGGVRDSAERERLSTAIAQVDALTARADRVTAAVRQEITQ; encoded by the coding sequence ATGCCCGCACCGGACACCACCGAGCCCCCGGCCCAGGCCCCCGGCCCCGCTGCCTCCGTGCCCGTCATCCACCCGGACCCCGACACCGGACCCGTAGCGCTCCAGCACACCTCGCTCACCGACTACATCACCCGGCTCGCCTCCCGCGCGCCCGCGCCCGGCGGGGGTGCCGCCGCCGCGGTGCACGCCGCCCAGGGCGCCGCGCTCCTCGCCATGGTCGCCCGCTACAGCACCGGGGCGAAGTACGCCGAGCACGGCGTTCTGATCGCCCGGGTCACCGGCGAGGCCGACGAACTCGCCGCCCGCGCACTGCGCCTGGCCGACGCGGACGCCGCCGCGTTCACCGCCGTCACGGACGCCTACCGGCTCCCGCGCGCGACCCCGCAGGAGAAGGCGGCCCGGTCCGCCGCCATCGCGGACGCCCTGACCGGTGCCGCCGGACCACCCGCGGAGGTGATCACGGTGGCCGCCCGCGCGCTGGACCTGGCCGACGAACTGCTCCCCGTGGGCAACCGCAACGTCCTCACCGATGTGGCCGCGGCGGCGGAGGCCGTCCGCGCGGCGGCCACCACGGCGCGGATCAATGTCGAGATCAACCTCGGCGGGGTACGGGACAGCGCCGAGCGCGAGCGGCTGTCCACCGCGATCGCGCAGGTGGACGCCCTGACCGCCCGTGCCGACCGGGTCACCGCCGCCGTACGCCAGGAGATCACTCAGTGA
- a CDS encoding SDR family oxidoreductase yields MGLRGARERRVRTGGVELCVAELGDPARPTVVLVHGYPDSKEVWSEVAARLVAQDFHVVLYDIRGHGGSTAPRPLRGGFTLRKLTDDFVAVVDAVSPDRPVHLVGHDWGSVQSWEFVTVARTAGRIASFTSVSGPSLDHFGHWLARRRSRPTPRHLTQLLGQGVRSWYVYALHTPVLPELAWRGPLGRHWPKVLEHTEKVPPGDYPTASLPSDAAHGAWLYRDNIRARLTRPRADAHAHAPVQLVVPLGDKFLSPRLYDDLERWVPRLTRRTVDARHWLPRSRPDQLTAWIAEFVTRHEDDGKVDGEGGGAGVGPDPSALADDALPPKTVAPGTPQSARAPRAVQGSRAARAARQVRDPYAERFGGQLVLVTGAGGGIGRATALAFARAGARIVAVDRDPGTAARTALAAREAGAPGAWGETVDVGDERAMEKLAARVASDHGVVDILVNNAGIGLSGSFLDTTPGQWRELLDVNLWGVIHGCRLFGGQMAERGQGGHIVNVASAAAYLPSRALPAYSTSKAAVLTLSECLRVELAEREIGVSAICPGIVNTGITATTRFTGVSAEEEQRLQRASSRLYRLRNYPPEKVADAVLRAVLHDRAVVPVTPEARTARLLSRLAPGVLRALARRGPRL; encoded by the coding sequence ATGGGTCTGCGTGGAGCGCGTGAGCGCCGGGTGCGCACGGGTGGGGTGGAGCTGTGCGTCGCCGAGCTGGGCGACCCCGCCCGGCCCACCGTGGTGCTCGTGCACGGCTACCCGGACTCCAAGGAGGTGTGGTCGGAGGTCGCGGCACGGCTCGTCGCACAGGACTTCCATGTGGTGCTGTACGACATCCGCGGGCACGGCGGTTCGACGGCCCCGCGTCCGCTGCGCGGCGGGTTCACCCTGCGGAAGCTGACGGACGACTTCGTGGCCGTGGTGGACGCCGTGAGTCCGGACCGCCCGGTGCATCTGGTGGGGCACGACTGGGGTTCGGTGCAGTCCTGGGAGTTCGTGACCGTCGCACGGACCGCGGGCCGGATCGCCTCGTTCACTTCGGTGTCCGGCCCTTCGCTCGACCACTTCGGTCACTGGCTCGCCCGCCGGAGGTCCCGGCCCACCCCCCGGCATCTGACGCAGCTCCTCGGCCAGGGCGTCAGGTCCTGGTACGTGTACGCGCTGCACACCCCCGTCCTGCCGGAGCTGGCCTGGCGCGGCCCGCTCGGCAGGCACTGGCCGAAGGTGCTGGAGCACACCGAGAAGGTTCCCCCCGGTGACTACCCGACCGCGTCGCTCCCGTCCGACGCGGCACACGGCGCGTGGCTGTACCGCGACAACATCCGCGCCCGGCTGACCCGGCCCCGCGCGGACGCCCACGCGCACGCGCCCGTGCAGCTCGTCGTCCCGCTGGGGGACAAGTTCCTGTCGCCGCGTCTGTACGACGATCTGGAGCGGTGGGTCCCCCGGCTGACCCGGCGGACGGTCGACGCCCGGCACTGGCTCCCCCGGTCCCGGCCCGACCAGCTCACCGCGTGGATCGCGGAGTTCGTCACCCGCCACGAGGACGACGGCAAGGTCGACGGCGAGGGTGGCGGCGCCGGTGTCGGACCGGACCCGTCTGCCCTGGCCGACGACGCGCTCCCCCCGAAAACGGTGGCACCCGGCACGCCGCAGTCGGCCCGCGCGCCCCGAGCGGTGCAGGGGTCCCGCGCTGCCCGGGCGGCCCGGCAGGTCCGAGATCCGTACGCGGAGCGGTTCGGGGGCCAGTTGGTGCTGGTCACCGGTGCGGGCGGCGGGATCGGGCGGGCCACGGCACTGGCCTTCGCGAGAGCGGGCGCCCGGATCGTCGCCGTCGACCGCGATCCCGGGACGGCCGCCCGCACCGCGCTCGCGGCCCGCGAGGCGGGCGCGCCCGGCGCCTGGGGCGAGACCGTCGACGTCGGTGACGAGCGGGCGATGGAGAAACTGGCCGCGCGGGTCGCCTCCGACCACGGGGTGGTGGACATCCTCGTCAACAACGCGGGCATCGGCCTGTCGGGGTCGTTCCTCGACACCACCCCTGGCCAGTGGCGCGAGCTCCTCGACGTCAATCTGTGGGGCGTCATCCACGGCTGCCGGCTGTTCGGCGGACAGATGGCGGAGCGCGGACAGGGCGGTCACATCGTGAACGTCGCCTCGGCCGCCGCGTACCTGCCCTCGCGCGCGCTGCCCGCGTACAGCACGTCGAAGGCGGCGGTGCTGACGCTCAGCGAATGCCTGCGCGTGGAGCTGGCGGAGCGGGAGATCGGCGTCTCCGCGATCTGTCCCGGCATCGTCAACACCGGTATCACCGCGACGACCCGGTTCACCGGGGTCTCCGCCGAGGAGGAGCAACGGCTCCAGCGCGCGTCGTCGCGGCTGTACCGCTTGCGGAACTACCCGCCGGAGAAGGTCGCCGACGCGGTGCTGCGCGCGGTGCTGCACGATCGGGCGGTCGTCCCGGTGACACCCGAGGCCCGGACGGCCCGGCTGCTGTCCCGCCTCGCACCAGGAGTGCTCCGCGCATTGGCCCGCCGTGGGCCACGGTTGTAG
- a CDS encoding bifunctional 5,10-methylenetetrahydrofolate dehydrogenase/5,10-methenyltetrahydrofolate cyclohydrolase yields the protein MSATSPAPSPATGIGTAPATGPGTRPVTGSDAGPDATGPDNGPRTRPDTDPDGDGPAASLSGKALAAELRTELAARAADLAATADRPHLAVVTATADESSAWYVRSIARAAGKAGLDCTVVDLGPDAAAPALRIRLAELSADPAVHGIILQTPLPDGARLDDLASAIDPAKDVDGANPLSLGRLAAGLPAFAPATAEAVVALLDHHGIALSGRRAVVVGRSTVVGKPLAHLLLDRDATVTVCHSRTADLAAVTRDAEVLIAAVGRPGLVTAGHVRPGAVVVDVGTNPTDDGGLVGDVHPDAAQVAGSLSPVPGGVGPVTTALLLRHTVDAAATAARTR from the coding sequence GTGAGCGCCACCAGCCCCGCACCGAGCCCCGCCACCGGTATCGGCACAGCCCCTGCCACCGGCCCTGGTACCCGCCCGGTCACAGGTTCCGACGCAGGTCCCGACGCCACCGGACCGGACAACGGTCCCCGCACCCGCCCGGACACCGACCCCGACGGTGACGGCCCGGCCGCGTCCCTCTCCGGCAAGGCCCTCGCCGCGGAGCTCCGCACGGAGCTCGCCGCTCGGGCCGCCGATCTCGCCGCCACGGCGGACCGGCCGCATCTCGCGGTCGTCACCGCGACCGCCGACGAGTCGAGCGCGTGGTACGTCCGGTCCATCGCCCGCGCCGCCGGGAAGGCGGGCCTCGACTGCACGGTGGTCGACCTCGGGCCGGACGCGGCGGCCCCGGCCCTCCGGATCCGGCTGGCCGAACTGAGCGCCGATCCGGCCGTGCACGGGATCATCCTCCAGACCCCGCTCCCGGACGGGGCGCGGCTGGACGACCTCGCGTCGGCCATCGATCCCGCCAAGGACGTGGACGGGGCGAACCCGCTCTCGCTCGGCAGGCTCGCCGCCGGGCTGCCCGCCTTCGCCCCGGCCACCGCCGAGGCGGTCGTCGCGCTGCTCGACCATCACGGGATCGCCCTGTCCGGGCGGCGTGCCGTGGTCGTCGGCCGCTCCACCGTCGTCGGGAAGCCCCTCGCCCATCTGCTGCTGGACCGGGACGCCACGGTGACCGTCTGCCACTCCCGCACCGCCGACCTCGCCGCGGTGACCCGTGACGCGGAGGTGCTGATCGCCGCGGTGGGCAGGCCGGGGCTGGTCACCGCCGGGCATGTCCGGCCGGGCGCGGTCGTCGTGGACGTCGGCACCAATCCGACGGACGACGGCGGGCTGGTCGGCGACGTGCACCCGGACGCGGCACAGGTCGCCGGATCGCTCAGCCCCGTTCCGGGCGGGGTCGGACCGGTCACGACCGCTCTGCTGCTGCGGCACACGGTCGACGCGGCGGCCACCGCCGCCCGGACTCGCTGA
- a CDS encoding RNA 2'-phosphotransferase, with the protein MDERRTVKVSKYLSKHLRHQPERIGLVLDEGGWTGIDALLAATAAHGFRVSRAELDHVVAVNDKRRFAVEGDRIRASQGHTVDVDLGLPAAVPPAFLFHGTVAGHLAAIRAEGLRPMARHDVHLSPDRETATRVGARRGRPVVLSVRAGEMHRDGHEFRVSANGVWLTSAVPPEYLSTPSAH; encoded by the coding sequence ATGGACGAGCGACGCACCGTGAAGGTGTCGAAGTACCTCTCGAAACATCTGCGGCACCAACCGGAACGGATCGGACTGGTCCTCGACGAGGGCGGCTGGACGGGGATCGACGCCCTGCTCGCCGCGACGGCCGCGCACGGCTTCCGCGTCAGCCGCGCCGAACTGGACCATGTCGTCGCCGTCAACGACAAACGCCGCTTCGCCGTCGAGGGTGACCGCATCCGTGCCAGCCAGGGGCACACCGTGGACGTCGATCTCGGGCTGCCGGCGGCGGTCCCGCCCGCGTTCCTCTTCCACGGCACCGTCGCCGGTCACCTGGCCGCGATCCGCGCCGAAGGGCTCCGCCCGATGGCACGGCACGATGTGCATCTGTCCCCCGACCGGGAAACCGCGACACGGGTGGGCGCCCGGCGCGGACGCCCGGTGGTGCTGTCCGTACGGGCCGGGGAGATGCACCGGGACGGCCATGAGTTCCGCGTCAGCGCGAACGGCGTGTGGCTGACCTCCGCGGTGCCCCCGGAGTATCTGAGCACGCCGTCCGCGCACTGA